In the Anastrepha obliqua isolate idAnaObli1 chromosome 1, idAnaObli1_1.0, whole genome shotgun sequence genome, one interval contains:
- the LOC129241649 gene encoding calnexin isoform X1, which translates to MRFKHLLGPHLGSLLAITLLLASFTCVRAEVEQDFAEIDDDDDGKVEEMHDDGELEEIVYESPVYEQSKFYFADHFDDIADSRKRWVKSQAKKDDTAEEIAKYDGKWDWEPPQRIVSKKDIGLVLKSKAKHAAIASKLNKPFTFKQDNPLVVQYEVTMQEGQECGGSYIKLLSQSKQTEDLTKFNDKTPYTIMFGPDKCGSDIKLHFIFRHVNPINGSIEEKHCKKPKDRLEEPFKDKLPHLYQLVLRPDNTFEISVDHKIVNQGSLLSEFTPAVNPPAEIDDPQDKKPKDWDEREKIPDPTAKKPADWDDDAPPQIPDPSAAIPDGWLEDESQMIPDPTATKPADWDTEMDGEWEAPLIDNPVCEKAPGCGEWKAPLIPNKEYKGKWRAPLIDNPNYQGKWAARKIPNPNFFEDLTPFRMTPISAVGLELWSMSDNILFDNLIIADDIELAKDFAAKTFDIKRKYIDKESETFFNKIVAFFNESSWLWRVAIVLAGGTPLSLTLYRLFKKSGSKESSSDADAKKTDAVQPDDDAADNSSGNADAAANASSSNATQKSSPKTKKSDLDVKDERGDDESAAAEAAAANSGSDQKDSQDDDADDAETGETTTKTVRKRRVPKDQS; encoded by the exons ATGCGATTTAAACACTTATTGGGACCTCATTTAGGCTCATTGCTGGCCATTACATTGCTTCTAGCAAGTTTCACTTGTGTTCGGGCTGAAGTGGAGCAGGACTTCGCTGAGATTGATGATGACGACGATGGCAAAGTAGAAGAGATGCAT GATGATGGCGAGCTGGAGGAAATTGTCTACGAGAGCCCCGTATATGAACAAAGTAAATTCTACTTTGCCGACCATTTCGATGATATCGCCGATTCGCGTAAGCGTTGGGTAAAATCACAAGCAAAGAAAGATGATACAGCTGAGGAAATTGCCAAGTACGACGGCAAATGGGACTGGGAGCCACCACAACGCATAGTATCGAAGAAAGATATTGGACTCGTACTCAAGTCCAAGGCGAAACATGCCGCCATCGCTTCAAAACTTAACAAACCCTTCACCTTTAAGCAGGATAACCCTCTCGTAGTGCAGTACGAAGTAACTATGCAG GAGGGGCAAGAATGTGGCGGTTCATACATAAAATTGCTCTCACAAAGCAAGCAGACGGAAGACCTCACAAAG TTCAACGATAAGACGCCATACACGATTATGTTTGGACCGGACAAATGCGGTAGCGACATTAAATTACACTTCATATTTCGTCATGTTAATCCAATTAATGGCAGCATTGAGGAAAAGCATTGCAAAAAGCCAAA GGATCGCTTGGAGGAGCCTTTCAAGGACAAATTGCCACATCTTTATCAATTGGTGTTGCGACCCGATAATACATTCGAAATAAGCGTTGATCATAAGATAGTGAATCAGGGTTCGCTGCTTTCCGAATTCACGCCGGCTGTTAATCCGCCAGCCGAAATTGACGATCCTCAAGACAAGAAACCAAAGGACTGGGATGAGCGTGAGAAG ATACCAGATCCCACAGCCAAGAAACCCGCTGACTGGGATGATGATGCGCCACCACAAATTCCCGATCCCTCAGCGGCTATACCTGACGGTTGGCTTGAGGACGAATCACAAATGATACCag ATCCCACCGCAACCAAGCCGGCTGACTGGGATACAGAAATGGACGGCGAATGGGAAGCACCATTGATCGATAATCCCGTTTGTGAGAAGGCGCCCGGTTGTGGTGAGTGGAAAGCGCCACTAATACCAAACAAAGAATACAAGGGCAAATGGCGTGCACCGCTCATCGACAATCCCAACTATCAAGGCAAATGGGCTGCGCGTAAAATACCCAATCCGAATTTCTTTGAAGATCTCACACCGTTCAGGATGACACCCATT TCTGCTGTAGGCCTTGAACTCTGGTCGATGTCGGACAACATCTTGTTTGACAACTTGATTATCGCCGACGACATTGAGTTGGCTAAGGACTTCGCCGCCAAGACTTTTGATATCAAACGCAAATACATCGATAAAGAGTCG gagacatttttcaataaaattgtagCCTTCTTCAATGAAAGCTCTTGGCTGTGGCGTGTAGCAATTGTGCTCGCTGGTGGCACACCGCTATCATTAACTTTGTATCGCTTGTTCAAAAAATCCGGTTCAAAG GAGTCTAGTTCGGACGCTGATGCGAAGAAAACCGATGCCGTGCAACCTGACGATGATGCTGCGGACAATTCGAGTGGCAATGCCGACGCAGCAGCTAACGCCAGCAGCAGCAATGCTACACAAAAATCTAGTCCTAAAACTAAAAAGTCTGATTTAGATGTTAAAGATGAGCGAGGTGATGATGAGAGCGCTGCCGCCGAAGCAGCAGCTGCAAACAGTGGCAGCGATCAGAAGGATTCGCAGGATGATGATGCAGACGATGCCGAGACTGGG GAAACTACGACGAAAACCGTGCGCAAACGTCGCGTGCCCAAGGATCAATCTTAA
- the LOC129241649 gene encoding calnexin isoform X2 has protein sequence MRFKHLLGPHLGSLLAITLLLASFTCVRAEVEQDFAEIDDDDDGKVEEMHDDGELEEIVYESPVYEQSKFYFADHFDDIADSRKRWVKSQAKKDDTAEEIAKYDGKWDWEPPQRIVSKKDIGLVLKSKAKHAAIASKLNKPFTFKQDNPLVVQYEVTMQEGQECGGSYIKLLSQSKQTEDLTKFNDKTPYTIMFGPDKCGSDIKLHFIFRHVNPINGSIEEKHCKKPKDRLEEPFKDKLPHLYQLVLRPDNTFEISVDHKIVNQGSLLSEFTPAVNPPAEIDDPQDKKPKDWDEREKIPDPTAKKPADWDDDAPPQIPDPSAAIPDGWLEDESQMIPDPTATKPADWDTEMDGEWEAPLIDNPVCEKAPGCGEWKAPLIPNKEYKGKWRAPLIDNPNYQGKWAARKIPNPNFFEDLTPFRMTPISAVGLELWSMSDNILFDNLIIADDIELAKDFAAKTFDIKRKYIDKESKTLWHRLMKRINYKPGWWALYFTYLLIPVGAYVFYLYRRAKEESSSDADAKKTDAVQPDDDAADNSSGNADAAANASSSNATQKSSPKTKKSDLDVKDERGDDESAAAEAAAANSGSDQKDSQDDDADDAETGETTTKTVRKRRVPKDQS, from the exons ATGCGATTTAAACACTTATTGGGACCTCATTTAGGCTCATTGCTGGCCATTACATTGCTTCTAGCAAGTTTCACTTGTGTTCGGGCTGAAGTGGAGCAGGACTTCGCTGAGATTGATGATGACGACGATGGCAAAGTAGAAGAGATGCAT GATGATGGCGAGCTGGAGGAAATTGTCTACGAGAGCCCCGTATATGAACAAAGTAAATTCTACTTTGCCGACCATTTCGATGATATCGCCGATTCGCGTAAGCGTTGGGTAAAATCACAAGCAAAGAAAGATGATACAGCTGAGGAAATTGCCAAGTACGACGGCAAATGGGACTGGGAGCCACCACAACGCATAGTATCGAAGAAAGATATTGGACTCGTACTCAAGTCCAAGGCGAAACATGCCGCCATCGCTTCAAAACTTAACAAACCCTTCACCTTTAAGCAGGATAACCCTCTCGTAGTGCAGTACGAAGTAACTATGCAG GAGGGGCAAGAATGTGGCGGTTCATACATAAAATTGCTCTCACAAAGCAAGCAGACGGAAGACCTCACAAAG TTCAACGATAAGACGCCATACACGATTATGTTTGGACCGGACAAATGCGGTAGCGACATTAAATTACACTTCATATTTCGTCATGTTAATCCAATTAATGGCAGCATTGAGGAAAAGCATTGCAAAAAGCCAAA GGATCGCTTGGAGGAGCCTTTCAAGGACAAATTGCCACATCTTTATCAATTGGTGTTGCGACCCGATAATACATTCGAAATAAGCGTTGATCATAAGATAGTGAATCAGGGTTCGCTGCTTTCCGAATTCACGCCGGCTGTTAATCCGCCAGCCGAAATTGACGATCCTCAAGACAAGAAACCAAAGGACTGGGATGAGCGTGAGAAG ATACCAGATCCCACAGCCAAGAAACCCGCTGACTGGGATGATGATGCGCCACCACAAATTCCCGATCCCTCAGCGGCTATACCTGACGGTTGGCTTGAGGACGAATCACAAATGATACCag ATCCCACCGCAACCAAGCCGGCTGACTGGGATACAGAAATGGACGGCGAATGGGAAGCACCATTGATCGATAATCCCGTTTGTGAGAAGGCGCCCGGTTGTGGTGAGTGGAAAGCGCCACTAATACCAAACAAAGAATACAAGGGCAAATGGCGTGCACCGCTCATCGACAATCCCAACTATCAAGGCAAATGGGCTGCGCGTAAAATACCCAATCCGAATTTCTTTGAAGATCTCACACCGTTCAGGATGACACCCATT TCTGCTGTAGGCCTTGAACTCTGGTCGATGTCGGACAACATCTTGTTTGACAACTTGATTATCGCCGACGACATTGAGTTGGCTAAGGACTTCGCCGCCAAGACTTTTGATATCAAACGCAAATACATCGATAAAGAGTCG aaaacactttGGCACCGTCTAATGAAGCGCATAAATTACAAGCCCGGTTGGTGGGCGctgtattttacatatttactcatACCAGTGGGCGCTtacgtattttatttatatcgtCGTGCTAAAGAG GAGTCTAGTTCGGACGCTGATGCGAAGAAAACCGATGCCGTGCAACCTGACGATGATGCTGCGGACAATTCGAGTGGCAATGCCGACGCAGCAGCTAACGCCAGCAGCAGCAATGCTACACAAAAATCTAGTCCTAAAACTAAAAAGTCTGATTTAGATGTTAAAGATGAGCGAGGTGATGATGAGAGCGCTGCCGCCGAAGCAGCAGCTGCAAACAGTGGCAGCGATCAGAAGGATTCGCAGGATGATGATGCAGACGATGCCGAGACTGGG GAAACTACGACGAAAACCGTGCGCAAACGTCGCGTGCCCAAGGATCAATCTTAA